The following coding sequences lie in one Maylandia zebra isolate NMK-2024a linkage group LG14, Mzebra_GT3a, whole genome shotgun sequence genomic window:
- the LOC143421992 gene encoding schwannomin-interacting protein 1-like, whose product MMTDYREDGMDLGSDASSRSSSESNSNKVTPCSPSLDLATLEDYKSSPSLDLVTLEDYEEDEDYQEYKKKVIEEWESEYGEDYTSPQPSGEGDGREGIVSADSAGEGYRKTVNSRSLAEEFQDVKTIPPLPAPSGRTAMSSAAVPDELKQNGNLILPRNNQPQSPGTPQAGTGTPKSSHRSTSQGRGSRSSGGGSGGGGGSVGTVGIMRGYREEEGVEEEPLPTMDWAALERHLAGLQCREQENHNLNQNQNHNMGKTNYTSVSVQGFFFFVCYFWELRFCPLLSMCVRGHQT is encoded by the coding sequence GATTATAGGGAGGATGGCATGGACCTGGGGAGTGACGCATCCAGTCGCTCCAGCTCAGAGTCCAACTCCAACAAGGTCACACCTTGCTCCCCTTCTCTTGACCTGGCTACTTTAGAGGACTACAAATCCTCCCCCTCTCTGGACCTGGTTACCTTAGAGGACTATGAGGAAGATGAGGACTACCAAGAGTATAAGAAGAAGGTGATAGAAGAGTGGGAGAGTGAGTATGGAGAGGACTATACCTCTCCACAGCCCTCTGGTGAGGGGGACGGCAGAGAAGGCATTGTGAGTGCTGACAGTGCTGGTGAAGGCTACAGGAAGACAGTGAACAGTCGCAGCCTTGCTGAAGAATTCCAGGATGTCAAGACCATCCCGCCCTTACCGGCCCCCAGCGGACGCACCGCCATGTCATCCGCAGCCGTCCCCGATGAACTGAAGCAAAACGGCAATCTGATTTTGCCTAGGAACAACCAGCCCCAATCTCCTGGCACACCGCAGGCAGGCACGGGGACTCCTAAGTCCAGCCACCGGAGCACCAGTCAAGGCAGGGGGAGTCGCAGCAGTGGCGGAGgcagtggtggaggaggaggaagtgtgGGGACTGTGGGGATAATGCGAGGATACAGAGAAGAGGAAGGGGTAGAAGAAGAGCCTCTGCCCACCATGGACTGGGCAGCCCTGGAGAGACACCTGGCTGGGCTGCAGTGCAGAGAGCAGGAGAACCATAACCTCAACCAAAACCAGAACCACAACATGGGCAAGACCAACTACACCTCAGTGAGTGTGcaaggatttttcttttttgtatgttATTTTTGGGAGTTGAGATTTTGTCCTCTTTTATCTATGTGTGTCAGAGGTCATCAAACATAG